One segment of Pseudanabaena sp. FACHB-2040 DNA contains the following:
- the fabF gene encoding beta-ketoacyl-ACP synthase II, whose translation MSTQVQERVVVTGMGVVTPIGLSVDAFWKAMMRGESGAAPLTRFDASSFKTRFACELKGFDPLSYMDRKQAARLDLFCQYALASTQQAVEDAQLNFAEGSQEERNRAGVVFGSGIGGLQVLETQAKVLLEKGANSLSPFMIPMMIGNMAPGMIAMQHGLKGPNHGVVSACSTGNDAIRDALLLLRQGYADVIVCGGSEAPITPLGVGGFSAMRALSTRNDAPKTASRPFDTDRDGFVIGEGAGTIILETLSHAQARGARIYAEVLGFGASSDAYHYAAPDPTGQGVILAMQRAFQDAKIAPESIDYINMHATSTPLGDVAESNAIKQTLGKHAHQIKLSATKSMTGHLLGAAGAIEAIATILAIQYNVIPPTINVKSLDADCNLDYTLGEPQAREVNVALSNAFGFGGHNTTVVFQRFLPAN comes from the coding sequence ATGAGCACTCAGGTTCAAGAGCGGGTTGTGGTCACGGGGATGGGGGTAGTTACCCCAATTGGGCTCTCGGTTGACGCCTTTTGGAAGGCGATGATGCGCGGGGAAAGCGGCGCTGCACCCCTTACTCGCTTTGATGCAAGCTCTTTCAAAACTCGCTTTGCTTGCGAGTTGAAAGGGTTTGATCCCCTAAGCTATATGGACCGCAAGCAGGCTGCCCGGCTTGATTTGTTTTGCCAATACGCATTGGCGTCTACTCAACAGGCTGTTGAAGATGCACAGCTCAATTTTGCGGAGGGCTCGCAGGAGGAGCGTAATCGAGCCGGGGTCGTGTTTGGTTCTGGAATTGGCGGATTACAAGTCCTTGAAACGCAGGCCAAAGTGTTATTAGAAAAGGGAGCCAATTCGTTATCGCCTTTTATGATTCCGATGATGATTGGCAACATGGCTCCCGGTATGATTGCTATGCAGCATGGATTGAAGGGGCCTAATCATGGCGTTGTGTCTGCCTGCTCTACGGGGAATGACGCTATCCGAGATGCGCTACTGCTGCTGCGACAGGGATATGCTGACGTGATAGTTTGTGGTGGCAGTGAAGCCCCTATTACGCCTTTAGGTGTAGGGGGATTTTCGGCAATGCGGGCGCTCTCTACTCGAAATGACGCCCCTAAAACGGCGAGTCGTCCCTTTGACACAGATCGCGATGGGTTTGTGATTGGAGAGGGAGCAGGAACGATAATACTGGAAACGTTGAGCCACGCCCAGGCAAGGGGTGCAAGAATTTATGCCGAAGTTTTAGGCTTTGGTGCGTCCTCTGATGCGTACCACTACGCTGCTCCTGATCCGACTGGACAAGGGGTGATTTTAGCCATGCAGCGGGCGTTTCAAGATGCAAAAATTGCTCCTGAAAGCATTGATTACATCAATATGCACGCGACATCAACACCGTTAGGAGATGTGGCAGAGTCAAACGCAATCAAACAAACTCTTGGGAAGCACGCCCATCAAATAAAACTTTCTGCAACCAAAAGTATGACTGGCCATTTACTAGGTGCGGCAGGGGCAATCGAAGCGATCGCAACTATCTTGGCAATACAGTACAACGTTATTCCACCAACGATTAACGTGAAGTCTCTAGATGCAGATTGTAATCTCGACTACACGCTTGGAGAACCTCAGGCAAGGGAAGTGAACGTAGCGTTATCCAATGCTTTTGGCTTTGGAGGCCATAACACGACAGTTGTCTTTCAAAGATTTTTGCCAGCCAACTAG
- a CDS encoding helix-turn-helix domain-containing protein, whose protein sequence is MTQPKRSPCPIANTLDLVGDRWTLLVIRDMMFFGKQRFEEFLESPEGISTNILSSRLKLLEELGFVEKQPYSNHSRRMNYQLTEKGQSLRPVLKVITAWGLKHVSGTQVPERDAVESE, encoded by the coding sequence ATGACTCAACCTAAGCGCTCGCCCTGCCCGATTGCCAACACACTAGATCTGGTTGGCGATCGCTGGACGTTGCTTGTCATTCGAGACATGATGTTTTTTGGCAAGCAACGTTTTGAAGAGTTCTTGGAATCCCCCGAGGGAATCTCAACGAACATTCTGTCAAGCCGACTTAAACTGCTTGAGGAATTGGGTTTTGTAGAGAAGCAACCCTACAGTAACCACTCCCGCCGAATGAACTATCAACTCACTGAAAAGGGACAAAGCTTGCGTCCTGTCCTAAAGGTAATTACTGCCTGGGGTTTGAAGCACGTTTCTGGCACACAGGTTCCCGAGAGAGACGCGGTGGAAAGCGAGTAA